The DNA window GAAAAAGTCAGGCGTAGTCGGCGAGGCGTAACCCCGTAAATTGCCAGCGGTGGTGCGGATAAAAGAAGTTGCGATAGGTGATACGGCTATGGCCTTGCGGCGTTGCAAGCGAAGAGCCGCGCAGCACTAGCTGGTTGACCATGAACTTGCCATTGTATTCGCCGAGCGCGCCTTCGATCGCGCGGTAGCCGGGGTAGGGCGCATAGGCGCTGCGGGTCCATTGCCACACGATGCCGAAGGCGTCGTTGAGCTGGCCGGCGCGGGCGGCGACCTCCCATTCCATCTCGGTCGGCAAGTGCTTGCCGCTCCAGCGTGCGAAAGCATCCGCCTCATAATAACTGACGTGGCTGACCGGGGCGTTCGGATCGACCGGCTGCAACCCGCCGAGCGTCATCACTTTCCATTCGCTATCGATCTGGCGCCAGTGGCCAGGCGCCTGCCACTCTTCGTTGGTGACGGTTGCAAAGCCATCCATCAGCCACAGCGTCGCCGTGCGGTAGCCGCCATCTGCCATAAAGCCGAGCCATTCGGCATTGGTGACGAGATCGCGGCCAAGCCTGACCGGACCGACCAGCGCGCGATGGGCTGGTTTCTCATTGTCGAAATGGAAGCTGTCGTCGGTATGGCCGACGGTGTGGATGCCCTCGTTGAGAGAGACCCATTGGTCGCCGCCGCGCGTTGAGGCCGGAAAGCGCCAGGCCGGATCATAGGCCGGCGGAATCGGGTTCTGCGCAAACGCATGGAGGATGTCGGTCAGTATCAATTCCTGATGCTGCTGCTCGTGATTGAGACCGACTTCGACCAGCGGCGCGAGTTTCGCCAAAGCATCCGCATCCGATGTCTGGAAGAATTTCACCACGGCGGCGTCGACGTGCCGGCGATAGGCGGTGACTTCCTCGGCGCTGGGCCGTGTCAGATGGCCGCGCTGGTGGCGGGCGTGCCGCGGTCCGGCGCTGACGTAATAAGAATTGAACAGATAGGCATAATCAGGATGAAACGGCTGGTAGCCCCGGCAATGTTCGCCGAGCAAGAATTGCTCGAAAAACCAGGTGGTGTGGGCGCGATGCCATTTCGCGGGGCTCGCGTCCGGCATCGACTGGATCAGCTGGTCTTCCGGTGTCAACGGCGCGGTGCGGCGCTCGGTCTCGTTTCTCACAGCGAGATAGGCTTCCACCAGATTCTGGGCGAGGGTGCCTGAATCGGAGAAAAGTGACGGATGGGGGGGTGCAAAGGCGGCCGCGGCGGATGCTGATTTCGTCACAGGTGTCTCCGTCGGGGAGAGAACGTTGATGTTGCGAACTGGTTCCTGGCGGACAGTCCGTCCTAGATAGGTGCTCCGTTCCGGGATAAAAGCCTCCCCGAACCATGATATTGCCCTCATCAGCCAATGGTCCGCCCCCCTCGCAGCCGGCCCCCGGTATGCCAGCTCTTCGCCATTTTACTTTGGATGCACAACGGTTTGGGCTACATATATGTTCAGTGTCGGGCTAGATGGACGAGGCGGCCGCGAGCCCATGCCGCGAGGGCTTAAACCCCGGAAGGAAGAGAATATGAGCATCGAGCAATTCATCGAGAACGAAGTGAAGTCGAACGACGTCGTGCTGTTCATGAAGGGCACGCCGCAGTTTCCGCAGTGCGGTTTTTCCGGTCAGGTGGTCCAGATCCTCGATCACGTCGGGGTCGGTTATAAGGGCGTGAACGTTCTCGAGTCCGCCGAGCTTCGCAATGGCATCAAGACCTACTCGAACTGGCCGACCATCCCGCAGCTTTACGTCAAGGGCGAGTTCGTCGGCGGATGCGACATCATCCGTGAGATGTTCCAGGCTGGCGAGCTGCAGCAGCTTATGGCCGAGAAGGGCGTCGCGGTCAGCGCGTCGGCTTAACCTTGGCCGCGCGCCAGATCGGCACGGCGCGGCTCGAAGTCATCGTCGCCGATATTACGACGCTGCGCGTTGACGCTGTCGTCAACGCCGCGAACACTTCATTACTTGGCGGTGGCGGCGTCGACGGCGCCATCCACCGTGCGGCTGGCCCTGAGCTGCTGGCCGAATGCCGCACCCTCCACGGCTGCGCGACCGGCGACGCCAAAATCACCCGAGGGTACCGGTTGCCGGCACGGCACGTGATTCATGCCGTTGGCCCGGTCTGGCACGGCGGCAGCCAGGGCGAAGATGCCGCTCTCGCCTCCTGCTACGCCCGTGCGATCGAGTTGTGCCAAAGCCATCATCTGGCGTCGGTTGCCTTTCCCGCGATTTCCACCGGCATCTATCGCTTTCCCGCTGATCGCGCGGCGCGGATCGCGGCTTCAACCACCGTTGATGCGCTGGCAGCAGCGCCGGCCGTAACACGCGTGATTTTCTGCTGCTTTTCCAACGATAGCGCCCGGCTGCACGCGGAGGTGCTTGACGAGTTCGGCAACCCTTGTGCCGATTGAACCGGCCGCTACACTCCGCGGCGCTTGGCTCCGGGGAGGGGACAATGAATTCACGGCATATGGCGCGGTCGCTGATCTCGGGTGCGTTGCTGACACTGGCGGCGCTATCCTCAGCCGGCGCAGAAGGCACCTTCGATATTCCTGCGGGGGCGCATTTCAACCCGCAAAAGCTTGAGCGCATCGGCGACTATTTTCGCGACCAGATTGCGAACGGCAAGATTCCCGGCGCGGTCCTCCTGATCTCGCAGCATGGCAAGCCGGTCTATCACGAATTCTTCGGTGTGCAGGACGTCGTCTCCAAGAAGCCGATGACCGACGACACGATCTTCCGCATTTTCTCGATGACCAAGCCGATCACGTCGGTTGCGGCGATGATGCTAATTGATGAAGGCAAACTGAAGCTCGACGATCCTGTCGCCAAATACATTCCGTCGTTTGCCAAGGTCAAAGTGGGCGTCGAAAAGCAAGCCGAAAACGGCGAAAAATCGCTCGAACTCGTGCCGGTGGACCGGCCGATCACGGTTTTCGACCTGATGACGCAAACCTCCGGGATTACCTACGGCTTCTACGGCGGCAGCCTCGTCCGCAAGGCCTATGCCAATGCCAAGATCTATGACGGCGATTTCGACAATGCCGAGTTTGCGGAGCGCATCGCCCAGCTACCGCTCGCCGAGCAGCCGGGCACGCTATGGGATTACGGCCATTCGACCGACATTCTCGGTCGCATCATTGAAATCGTGTCGGGAAAATCGCTGTTTCAGTTTGAAAAGGAAAAACTGCTCGACCCGCTCGGTATGACCGAAACCACCTTTTACGTCACCGATCCTGCGAAGCAAAAGTTGATCGCACTGCCCATGCCGAACGACAGCGATTTCAGGGTGGGATTCGTAAGCAGCGCGTCCGTTGCCATGAAATGGGAATCCGGCGGCGGCGGCATGGTCACATCCATGGCTGATTTTGCACGCTTCTCGAAGATGCTGCTCGACGGCGGCAAATTCGACGGCAAGCAATATCTCAGCCCCAAGGCGTTCGAGATGATGACGTCGGATCACGTCGGCCCGGATTCGGGCGTCAAGCGTGACTATTTCTATTTCCCTGGCGACGGGTTCGGCTTCGGTCTCGGCTTCGGCGTCCGCACCAATCCCGGCAACGCCAAGCCGCCGCCGGCGGGCTCGCTCGGCGAATTGAAATGGGATGGCGCCAGCGGCTGCTATTTCGTGATCGACCGCAAGCAGGACATGTTCTTCGTGTTGCTGGAACAGACCCCGTCGGAGCGTCAGAAGATCCAGCCGGCGGTCAAGAAGATGATCTATGAAGCGATGGAGAACTGACGGAGCCGCACGCCGAGCAGGCGTTGCGGTCGCGCTTGCGCTCCTCATCGTCGCGACCGCAGGCCGCGCCGAGCCGCCGCTTTCCTATTCCGTCAGCTTTTCGCACGCCGGGCTTGAGCGCGTCAGCGATTACATGCGCAACGAAGTCGCGACCGGCAAGATTCCCGGCGCCATCGTTCTGATCCAGCAGCACGGCCGTCCGGTCTATTTCGAAAAATTCGGCGTGCTCGACGTCGAGAGCAAGCGTCCGATGGCAGAGGATGCGATCTTTCGTCTCTATTCGATGTCAAAGCCGATCACATCGGTCGCGGCGATGATGCTGGTCGAAGACGGCAAGCTCGCGCTCGACGATCCCCTCTCAAAATACATCCCCGCATTTGCCGACGTGAAGGTCGGCGTCGAAGAGCCGAATGAAAGCGGCAAGCCGGCACTCGCGCTCGAACCGCTCAAGCGCCCGATCACGATCGAAGACCTGTTGCGCCACACCTCGGGCCTGACGTACGGATTCTATGGCGACAGCGCCGTGCGGAAACTTTATGCGAATTCCGATCTGTTCAAGGGCGATTTCGATAATGCCGAGTTCGCCGACCGGCTCGCAAAGCTGCCGCTGGCCGAGCAGCCGGGAACGCTGTGGGATTACGGGCATTCGACCGATGTGCTTGGCCGCGTCATCGAGGTGGTGTCGGGAAAATCCTTATTTCAGTTCGAGAAGGAACGCCTGCTTGATCCGCTCGGAATGCGCGAGACCGCGTTCTACGTCGCGGACGAAGCCAAGCGCCCGCGGATCGCCGAGCCGATGCCGAACGACCGCTTCACCAGTCCGATCGCCGGCATCCGGAATCCGATGCTGAAACGGCGCTGGGAATCGGGCGGCGCCGGCATGGTCGGCACCACAGGCGATTACGTGCGGTTTGCACAGATGCTGCTCAATGGCGGCACGCTCGATGGCAGGCGCTATCTCAAGCCTGAAACCGTCGCCCTGATGACTTCGGACCATATCGGGCCCGAGACAAAAATCGCGCGCGACTATTTCTATTTCCCCGGGGCAGACAGTGGGTTCGGCCTCGGCTTCGCCGTCCGCACCATGCAGCCGCCCAATACGCCGTTGCCGCTGGGCGAATACCGCTGGGACGGCGTTGCCGGCACCTTCTTCTTCATTGACCCCAAGGACGACATGTTCGTGATCTGCATGATGCAGACGCCGTCGCAGCGTGGCCGGATCGAGACTGAGGTGAAGACGCTGGTTTATGACGCGCTGGGGAATTAATCCTTGATCGGCTCTGTAACGAGCCGCACGCCGAACGAACTGATTACTTTTCGGACCGTATCAAACTCGGGTTTCGACGATCCATTGAAAGATTTGTACAGACTTTCGCGCGACAGACCCGTTTCCTTCGCCACGTTGGTCATTCCCTTTGCTCTCGCAACGGTATCAAGAGCAGTAGAAATATAGGTCGCGTCATCGGTTGCCAATGCCTCGTTCAGATAAGCGGCGATGGCTTCCGGGGTCTTGAGATAATCCGCCGCATCGAACTTCGAGATTTTCACCATCTGCTTTCCCTCTCACAATTCGGCAGCTATGTCTTTCGCTCGCTTGATATCCTTCTCTTGCGACGACTTATCTCCGCCGCATAAAAGGAGGACGATGGTGTTGCCGGTTTCTTGAAGTACACCTGG is part of the Bradyrhizobium canariense genome and encodes:
- a CDS encoding serine hydrolase domain-containing protein, giving the protein MNSRHMARSLISGALLTLAALSSAGAEGTFDIPAGAHFNPQKLERIGDYFRDQIANGKIPGAVLLISQHGKPVYHEFFGVQDVVSKKPMTDDTIFRIFSMTKPITSVAAMMLIDEGKLKLDDPVAKYIPSFAKVKVGVEKQAENGEKSLELVPVDRPITVFDLMTQTSGITYGFYGGSLVRKAYANAKIYDGDFDNAEFAERIAQLPLAEQPGTLWDYGHSTDILGRIIEIVSGKSLFQFEKEKLLDPLGMTETTFYVTDPAKQKLIALPMPNDSDFRVGFVSSASVAMKWESGGGGMVTSMADFARFSKMLLDGGKFDGKQYLSPKAFEMMTSDHVGPDSGVKRDYFYFPGDGFGFGLGFGVRTNPGNAKPPPAGSLGELKWDGASGCYFVIDRKQDMFFVLLEQTPSERQKIQPAVKKMIYEAMEN
- the egtB gene encoding ergothioneine biosynthesis protein EgtB, yielding MTKSASAAAAFAPPHPSLFSDSGTLAQNLVEAYLAVRNETERRTAPLTPEDQLIQSMPDASPAKWHRAHTTWFFEQFLLGEHCRGYQPFHPDYAYLFNSYYVSAGPRHARHQRGHLTRPSAEEVTAYRRHVDAAVVKFFQTSDADALAKLAPLVEVGLNHEQQHQELILTDILHAFAQNPIPPAYDPAWRFPASTRGGDQWVSLNEGIHTVGHTDDSFHFDNEKPAHRALVGPVRLGRDLVTNAEWLGFMADGGYRTATLWLMDGFATVTNEEWQAPGHWRQIDSEWKVMTLGGLQPVDPNAPVSHVSYYEADAFARWSGKHLPTEMEWEVAARAGQLNDAFGIVWQWTRSAYAPYPGYRAIEGALGEYNGKFMVNQLVLRGSSLATPQGHSRITYRNFFYPHHRWQFTGLRLADYA
- a CDS encoding serine hydrolase domain-containing protein translates to MKRWRTDGAARRAGVAVALALLIVATAGRAEPPLSYSVSFSHAGLERVSDYMRNEVATGKIPGAIVLIQQHGRPVYFEKFGVLDVESKRPMAEDAIFRLYSMSKPITSVAAMMLVEDGKLALDDPLSKYIPAFADVKVGVEEPNESGKPALALEPLKRPITIEDLLRHTSGLTYGFYGDSAVRKLYANSDLFKGDFDNAEFADRLAKLPLAEQPGTLWDYGHSTDVLGRVIEVVSGKSLFQFEKERLLDPLGMRETAFYVADEAKRPRIAEPMPNDRFTSPIAGIRNPMLKRRWESGGAGMVGTTGDYVRFAQMLLNGGTLDGRRYLKPETVALMTSDHIGPETKIARDYFYFPGADSGFGLGFAVRTMQPPNTPLPLGEYRWDGVAGTFFFIDPKDDMFVICMMQTPSQRGRIETEVKTLVYDALGN
- the grxD gene encoding Grx4 family monothiol glutaredoxin produces the protein MSIEQFIENEVKSNDVVLFMKGTPQFPQCGFSGQVVQILDHVGVGYKGVNVLESAELRNGIKTYSNWPTIPQLYVKGEFVGGCDIIREMFQAGELQQLMAEKGVAVSASA
- a CDS encoding addiction module antidote protein, which translates into the protein MVKISKFDAADYLKTPEAIAAYLNEALATDDATYISTALDTVARAKGMTNVAKETGLSRESLYKSFNGSSKPEFDTVRKVISSFGVRLVTEPIKD
- a CDS encoding O-acetyl-ADP-ribose deacetylase, translating into MAARQIGTARLEVIVADITTLRVDAVVNAANTSLLGGGGVDGAIHRAAGPELLAECRTLHGCATGDAKITRGYRLPARHVIHAVGPVWHGGSQGEDAALASCYARAIELCQSHHLASVAFPAISTGIYRFPADRAARIAASTTVDALAAAPAVTRVIFCCFSNDSARLHAEVLDEFGNPCAD